The Thermobispora bispora DSM 43833 genome window below encodes:
- a CDS encoding pyridoxamine 5'-phosphate oxidase family protein: protein MNLSERGTDFAEFWRERHLCTLTTVRPDGTPHVVPVGATLDLENGIVRVITSRRSHKARLIAAGAPNVALCQVDGRRWSTLVGVATIRTGREEVADAERRYAARYREPRPNPDRVVLEIQVTRVLGTV, encoded by the coding sequence GTGAACCTGTCCGAGCGAGGCACGGACTTCGCCGAGTTCTGGCGTGAACGGCACCTGTGCACCCTCACCACGGTGCGCCCGGACGGCACCCCGCACGTGGTGCCGGTCGGCGCGACGCTCGACCTGGAGAACGGCATCGTCCGGGTGATCACCTCGCGCCGGTCGCACAAGGCCCGGCTGATCGCCGCGGGCGCGCCGAACGTGGCGCTCTGCCAGGTGGACGGGCGGCGCTGGTCGACGCTCGTGGGGGTCGCCACCATCCGCACCGGCCGCGAGGAGGTCGCCGACGCCGAGCGGCGGTATGCGGCCCGGTACCGTGAGCCCCGGCCCAACCCGGACCGGGTGGTCCTGGAGATTCAGGTCACCCGTGTCCTCGGCACTGTATGA
- the cobF gene encoding precorrin-6A synthase (deacetylating), with the protein MKRLLIIGIGAGDPDHLTIQGAKAIAAADVFFLIDKGEEKDELVRLRRRLIEEHGRPPYRIVEGRDPERDRTAAAYAEAVENWRARRAELYRRMIEDELPDGQTGAFLVWGDPGVYDSTLSILGRLPYDYEVIPGISAISALTARHRTTLTRVGSPVHITTGRRLAEQGPTADDILVMLDSRCAFAELTDYHIYWGAYLGTPDEILIEGPVAEVADRIREVRSEVRARKGWIMDTYLLRRPR; encoded by the coding sequence GTGAAGCGGCTTCTCATCATCGGCATCGGCGCGGGCGACCCCGACCACCTCACCATCCAGGGCGCGAAGGCGATCGCGGCGGCCGACGTGTTCTTCCTCATCGACAAGGGCGAGGAGAAGGACGAGCTGGTACGGCTCCGCCGACGGCTGATCGAGGAACACGGCCGCCCGCCGTACCGGATCGTCGAGGGCCGCGACCCGGAGCGGGACCGCACCGCGGCCGCGTACGCCGAGGCGGTCGAGAACTGGCGGGCCCGGCGCGCCGAGCTCTACCGGCGCATGATCGAGGACGAGCTGCCGGACGGGCAGACCGGGGCCTTCCTCGTCTGGGGCGACCCGGGCGTGTACGACAGCACGCTGTCGATCCTCGGCCGGCTGCCCTACGACTACGAGGTGATCCCCGGCATCAGCGCGATCTCCGCGCTCACCGCCCGGCACCGCACCACGCTCACCCGGGTGGGCAGCCCTGTGCACATCACCACCGGCCGCCGCCTCGCCGAGCAGGGCCCCACCGCCGACGACATCCTCGTCATGCTCGACTCGCGGTGTGCCTTCGCCGAGCTGACCGACTACCACATCTACTGGGGCGCGTACCTGGGCACGCCGGACGAGATCCTCATCGAGGGCCCGGTCGCGGAGGTCGCCGACCGCATCCGCGAGGTCCGGTCCGAGGTGCGCGCCCGCAAGGGCTGGATCATGGACACCTATCTGCTCCGCCGCCCGCGCTAA
- a CDS encoding site-specific integrase, which produces MRTFLAVARQHRLFAFFHLAAYTGARRGELLNLRWSDVDLDACEITITGSAAFIDGERIEGTTKTGRTRVVSIDEGTVRVLKEHRRQQAADKLLAGEQWRGTDDHVFTTGWGDPIHPDTVSSLMRLLIKSYNNPKDGPKPAEPLPRARLHDLRHIHATTLLLAGVPVHVVAARLGHVDPSVTLRVYAHVIRAAEASAAEIFAKAIET; this is translated from the coding sequence CTGCGAACCTTCCTGGCCGTGGCTCGGCAACACCGGCTGTTCGCCTTCTTCCATCTCGCGGCCTACACGGGCGCTCGTCGCGGCGAACTGCTCAACCTCCGGTGGTCTGATGTCGACCTCGACGCCTGCGAGATCACCATCACCGGCTCGGCGGCCTTCATCGATGGGGAGCGCATCGAGGGGACAACCAAGACCGGGAGAACCCGCGTAGTGTCGATCGACGAAGGCACCGTCCGAGTGCTCAAAGAGCATCGGAGGCAGCAGGCGGCCGACAAGCTCCTTGCCGGGGAGCAGTGGCGCGGCACCGATGACCACGTGTTCACGACCGGATGGGGTGACCCGATCCACCCGGACACGGTGTCATCTCTCATGAGGCTTCTGATCAAGAGCTATAACAACCCGAAGGACGGCCCGAAGCCCGCCGAGCCCCTTCCGCGCGCACGGCTTCACGACCTCCGGCACATCCACGCGACCACGCTCCTCCTGGCCGGTGTTCCCGTGCATGTGGTCGCGGCCCGCCTCGGCCATGTCGACCCGTCCGTTACGCTCCGCGTCTACGCCCACGTCATCCGAGCGGCCGAAGCCTCAGCCGCCGAGATCTTCGCCAAGGCGATCGAGACGTAG